GATTCCCGAGCGCCCCGCGTCCGGCGCGAGCAGGAAGGCGTCGAGCGGGGGCTTCCCCAGGCCGAAGCGACCCGTCTCGGGCGCGGTCTCGGCCATCGAGCAGGCGCTGGCCGCGTCGTCGCCCAGCCCACCGTCGCCCACGGCGCCATCGTCCACCGCGCCGTCGCCCACCGCGCCATCGTCCAGCCCGCCGTCGCCCAGCCCGCCATCGTACAGCGCGCCATCGCCCAGCCCGCCGTCGCCCGCGTCGGCGCATGACGCGCCACCGGACTCGGCGCGTGTCACCCCCGCCCAGCGCTGGGCGTCGTCGCCGCCACCGGGCAGCCCTCTCGGCGGGGAGTCCACAAACGTCAGCGAGCCGCCCGCGGCCCCTGCGTCCTCGCCGGCCGAGCTCGAAGAGCTCGCGGGTGAGTCGACCTCGGTGACGGGCGCGCTGCCGTACGAGGCCACCCAGACCGATGCGCGCGCGCTGGGAGACGAGGCGAGCACCCAGCCGCAGCTCGACGCGCCGGACGAGCTCGCGGCCGAGGCGACGCAGCCCGCCGCGCCGCTCCCGACCCCGGAGCCTGCAGCGCCCGCGCCGCGCCCACCGGCGGAGCAGCCGTCGGTCGAGGTGGCGTCGGAGGGGCGCCCTACGCCGCCGCCGGACGACTTCGTCTCGGTGCCGACGGTGGTCGTCGATCCGAGCGCCGTCGGCGCGGAGCCCGCTCCCACCTACTCGATGGACATGCGGTCCGGCCACGTCAGCCTCGCCCATGAAGAGACCTCGCAGGTCGCCTTGCCGGCCGAGCTGCCGGACGAGCTGCCCAAGAGCCGGGTCGGCTTGTTCGTCGGGCTCGGCGCGCTCGCGCTGCTCGTCGTCGGCGTCGGAGGCGCGGCCGCCTATCTTCTCCTCGCGCCGCCCGACGAATCTGCGCCGATCGCGCACGTGGGCGCCGAGGACACGCCTGAAGGCGATGACTCCGACGGGGACGAGGGCGCCGCGCCCGTCGCCGACCCCGACGCGGTCTCGACCGAGGAAGCCACCGCCGAGGCGGAGGCCACACCGACGACCGATCAGGGGGCCGACGAAGAAGGCACGGACGACGCGGACCTGGCGGACGAGGCAGAGGCCGGCGAGGGAGCGGCGGACGCGGACGAGGACGAGGGTGAATCGGAGACGGCGCCGGCCCCGACGGGCGATCTGACCCGCGAGGCCATGCTGGCCTTCGAGCTCGAGAGCCT
This sequence is a window from Sandaracinaceae bacterium. Protein-coding genes within it:
- a CDS encoding tetratricopeptide repeat protein; its protein translation is MTGALPYEATQTDARALGDEASTQPQLDAPDELAAEATQPAAPLPTPEPAAPAPRPPAEQPSVEVASEGRPTPPPDDFVSVPTVVVDPSAVGAEPAPTYSMDMRSGHVSLAHEETSQVALPAELPDELPKSRVGLFVGLGALALLVVGVGGAAAYLLLAPPDESAPIAHVGAEDTPEGDDSDGDEGAAPVADPDAVSTEEATAEAEATPTTDQGADEEGTDDADLADEAEAGEGAADADEDEGESETAPAPTGDLTREAMLAFELESLRPSRRASRMTQARRRAQADRLKSRALRAYRDEAHDEAERLYREALTYNSWDVAAIEGLARATAQQGRFPEARAWAQLAVDRNPRSAATYRILGDVWRQAGFDDEARDAYRRGLRRVPDDRWLRQRIRDLR